A single genomic interval of Colius striatus isolate bColStr4 chromosome 9, bColStr4.1.hap1, whole genome shotgun sequence harbors:
- the MAT2B gene encoding methionine adenosyltransferase 2 subunit beta, with protein sequence MVGREKELKIRFVPGRCELVEEDVDIPSRRVLITGATGLLGRAVFKEFKENNWNAVGCGYRRAQPRFEQINLLDSIAVHDIIHDFQPHVIVHCAAERRPDVVESQPDGASQLNVAASGNLAKEAAGVGAFLIYISTDYVFDGTNPPYKETDVPNPLNLYGKTKLEGEKAVLENNEGAAVLRIPILYGEVERLEESAVTVMFDKVQFSNKSANMDHWQQRFPTNVKDVATVCRQLAEKRMLDPSVKGTFHWSGNEQMTKYEMACAIADAFNLPSSHLRPITDCPVVGALRPRNAQLDCSKLEMLGIGQRTPFRAGIKESLWPFLVDKRWRQTVFH encoded by the exons GAAGATGTTGATATTCCCAGCAGGCGAGTTTTGATTACTGGTGCTACGGGACTCCTTGGCAGAGCTGTGTTTAAAGAATTCAAGGAAAACAATTGGAATGCAGTTGGCTGTGGATACAGGAGGGCTCAGCCCAGATTCGAACAGATTAATCTTCTGGATTCTATTGCAGTTCATGACATTATTCATGATTTTCAG CCTCATGTTATAGTGCATTGTGCTGCTGAGAGAAGGCCAGATGTTGTAGAAAGTCAACCGGACGGTGCTTCTCAGCTCAATGTGGCTGCTTCAGGGAACTTGGCTAAAGAGGCGG CTGGAGTTGGAGCGTTTCTGATCTACATTAGTACGGATTATGTATTTGATGGAACAAACCCTCCTTATAAAGAGACCGATGTACCAAACCCCTTGAATTTATATGGTAAAACCAAACTGGAGGGTGAAAAGGCAGTCCTGGAAAATAATGAAG GTGCTGCAGTACTTAGGATTCCTATCTTATATGGAGAGGTAGAAAGACTGGAGGAAAGTGCTGTGACCGTTATGTTTGATAAAGTGCAGTTCAGTAATAAATCTGCCAACATGGACCACTGGCAACAGAGGTTTCCTACTAATGTCAAAGATGTAGCAACTGTTTGCAGACAGCTAGCGGAGAAGAGAATGCTG GACCCATCAGTAAAAGGAACATTTCATTGGTCTGGTAATGAACAGATGACTAAGTATGAAATGGCATGTGCAATTGCAGATGCCTTCAACCTTCCCAGCAGCCACTTGAGACCA ATTACTGATTGTCCGGTTGTGGGTGCCCTTCGTCCAAGGAATGCACAGCTAGACTGCTCCAAGTTGGAGATGCTGGGGATAGGTCAGAGAACACCATTTCGAGCTGGGATCAAAGAATCACTTTGGCCTTTCCTTGTTGACAAGAGATGGAGGCAGACAGTCTTCCATTAG